The Tumebacillus amylolyticus genome contains a region encoding:
- a CDS encoding DUF4376 domain-containing protein — protein MEIVYLNPATREPDENGVAFERTVTEAGAVVLIPVTTPPPPPSLEDIKGAKIAELNAACNTGILAGFRSSALGEPHSYDFDAEAQSNLTGMLSVMNADPTIVETIWKTTDVGPLPHTREQFVTLCRDGLDHKNKLIARYWAIKASVEAATSEEEVLAIQWEAGNGQGA, from the coding sequence TTGGAAATCGTGTACCTCAATCCGGCAACGAGAGAGCCGGACGAGAACGGAGTTGCTTTCGAACGGACTGTGACGGAGGCCGGCGCAGTTGTTCTGATCCCGGTCACTACGCCGCCACCCCCGCCGTCGTTGGAAGACATCAAGGGTGCGAAGATTGCGGAACTGAATGCCGCGTGCAATACCGGAATCCTCGCGGGCTTCCGGTCCTCCGCACTCGGCGAACCCCACTCCTACGATTTTGACGCGGAAGCTCAGTCGAATCTCACGGGCATGCTTTCGGTTATGAACGCCGATCCGACAATTGTCGAAACGATCTGGAAGACCACAGATGTCGGACCGTTGCCGCACACCCGCGAGCAGTTCGTGACATTGTGCCGTGATGGGCTCGACCACAAAAACAAACTCATCGCCCGATACTGGGCGATCAAGGCTTCGGTTGAGGCGGCGACGAGCGAGGAGGAGGTGCTTGCAATCCAGTGGGAGGCAGGAAACGGGCAGGGCGCTTGA
- a CDS encoding BhlA/UviB family holin-like peptide, whose product MEQEIIKFAIGQGIFCVLFVWLFMRTTKRNEEREDKLMAHNDGYQKVLGEISSAVSEMRHDINRIEDRLNERA is encoded by the coding sequence GTGGAGCAAGAGATCATCAAATTTGCTATTGGGCAAGGGATTTTCTGCGTCCTTTTCGTGTGGTTGTTCATGCGCACGACAAAACGTAACGAGGAGCGCGAGGATAAACTGATGGCGCACAACGACGGATACCAAAAAGTACTTGGAGAAATCAGCTCCGCAGTGTCAGAGATGCGCCACGATATCAACCGAATTGAAGACCGACTGAACGAACGGGCCTAG
- a CDS encoding N-acetylmuramoyl-L-alanine amidase family protein, translating to MTKLICLDPGHGGYDPGAVHGDAREKDITLHIGLQLRDLLRRVGFGVIMTRETDSAPGGKTEVNADLNERCRIANAAKVDVFLSIHVNAGGGHGAEIYANGNGGPIAPLAKGIITNVSTVCGTHGQAVRDGGHNGEGWRVIVGTDMDAMLVEIGFIDTDDLSKIQTHIDEFAPLIASAICTFYGVSFPEAAAPAQKMPLNAAAVQTVINELGMLTKTASDAVDIAYNYAANSLRRALQMPITDDLGKPDKASADLVANSILGDHWKAAYDQDIRDCYHVAADALRTLL from the coding sequence ATGACCAAATTGATTTGCCTCGACCCCGGCCACGGAGGTTACGATCCGGGCGCGGTACACGGCGACGCTCGCGAGAAAGACATCACCCTGCACATCGGGCTTCAACTCCGCGACTTGCTCCGGCGAGTTGGCTTTGGCGTCATTATGACCCGCGAGACTGACTCAGCTCCGGGCGGTAAGACGGAAGTCAACGCCGACTTGAACGAGCGCTGCCGAATCGCGAACGCGGCCAAGGTTGATGTGTTCCTCTCGATTCATGTCAACGCCGGCGGCGGGCACGGTGCTGAGATTTATGCCAATGGCAACGGCGGCCCGATTGCTCCGTTGGCGAAGGGGATCATCACGAACGTCTCGACCGTCTGCGGTACGCACGGACAGGCAGTGCGCGACGGCGGTCACAACGGGGAAGGGTGGCGCGTGATCGTCGGTACCGATATGGACGCGATGCTCGTTGAGATCGGCTTCATCGACACCGACGACCTGAGTAAGATTCAGACGCACATCGACGAGTTCGCGCCGCTGATCGCCAGCGCGATCTGTACCTTCTACGGTGTCTCGTTCCCGGAGGCAGCCGCACCGGCGCAGAAGATGCCCCTGAACGCTGCTGCTGTCCAGACGGTGATCAACGAACTTGGCATGCTCACCAAGACCGCCAGCGACGCCGTAGACATCGCGTACAACTACGCCGCCAACTCTCTTCGTCGGGCGTTGCAAATGCCGATTACGGATGATCTGGGCAAACCCGACAAAGCCTCTGCGGACCTCGTCGCCAATTCGATCTTGGGCGACCACTGGAAAGCCGCATACGACCAAGACATCCGGGACTGCTACCACGTTGCCGCCGATGCGCTCCGGACTCTGCTGTAG